The following proteins are encoded in a genomic region of Reichenbachiella sp.:
- a CDS encoding sodium/sugar symporter: MNFSTLDFIIFAAYCAVILGVGLFVSRDKKGHEKNAEDYFLAGKSLPWWAIGASLIAANISAEQFIGMSGSGFALGLAIASYEWMAAITLIIVGKYFLPIFIEKGLYTIPEFVEKRFSTNLKTILAVFWIALYVFVNLSSVLYLGSLALETIMGIPMMYGVIGLGLFAAAYSLYGGLSAVAWTDVIQVVFLVLGGLVTTYLALDVVSDGAGVMAGFNHLLKAAPDSFHMILDESNPEFKNLPGIWVLVGGMWVANIYYWGFNQYIIQRTLAAKSLEESQKGIALAAGLKLIIPFIVVIPGIAAYVMVNDPEIMARLGEAGQMNLPGAGASDKAYPWLLQLLPVGLKGVAFAALAAAVVSSLASMLNSTSTIFTMDIYKQYINKNASEKQLVSTGRLAAGVALAIACVMAPLLGGIDQAFQFIQEYTGIVSPGILAVFILGLFWKKTTNKAAIWGAILSIPIAVGLKMVPGIPFMNQMGLTALGTMVVIAIVSQMENKGADDEKGIELNAGLFKTGPIFNIAAFAICIITAVLYAMFW, encoded by the coding sequence ATGAATTTTTCAACCTTAGATTTTATCATTTTTGCTGCCTACTGTGCAGTCATTCTGGGCGTTGGCTTATTTGTGTCTCGGGACAAAAAGGGACATGAAAAAAATGCCGAAGACTATTTCTTGGCGGGGAAATCACTGCCATGGTGGGCGATCGGAGCCTCCTTGATTGCAGCCAATATCTCTGCTGAGCAGTTTATTGGGATGTCGGGATCCGGGTTTGCTTTGGGATTAGCCATTGCTTCTTACGAATGGATGGCAGCGATCACGTTGATCATTGTCGGAAAATATTTCCTTCCCATTTTTATTGAAAAAGGGCTTTATACCATTCCTGAATTTGTAGAGAAACGATTCAGTACCAACCTTAAAACCATTTTGGCGGTCTTTTGGATTGCTTTGTATGTGTTCGTAAACCTCAGCTCGGTATTGTATCTAGGGTCGCTTGCATTAGAGACGATCATGGGTATCCCAATGATGTATGGAGTGATTGGATTGGGCCTTTTCGCTGCGGCTTATTCGCTTTACGGCGGTTTATCTGCTGTGGCCTGGACTGACGTAATTCAAGTAGTATTCTTGGTGCTTGGCGGATTAGTAACTACTTACTTGGCGCTAGACGTAGTATCTGATGGCGCAGGCGTAATGGCCGGTTTCAATCATTTGCTCAAAGCAGCACCTGATAGCTTCCACATGATATTAGACGAATCAAATCCTGAATTCAAAAACCTACCGGGTATCTGGGTACTTGTAGGTGGTATGTGGGTAGCCAACATCTACTACTGGGGATTCAACCAATACATTATCCAAAGAACTTTGGCAGCCAAGTCATTAGAAGAATCTCAAAAAGGTATTGCACTGGCGGCTGGATTGAAATTGATCATTCCATTTATTGTAGTTATTCCAGGTATCGCGGCTTATGTGATGGTAAATGATCCTGAGATTATGGCACGACTTGGAGAAGCTGGACAAATGAACCTTCCAGGAGCAGGGGCTTCGGATAAGGCTTACCCATGGTTGTTGCAATTATTGCCTGTAGGATTAAAAGGTGTGGCTTTTGCGGCATTGGCTGCGGCAGTAGTATCCTCTTTGGCTTCTATGCTAAACTCTACTTCTACTATCTTCACTATGGATATTTACAAGCAGTATATCAATAAAAATGCTTCAGAAAAACAATTGGTGTCAACTGGTCGTTTGGCTGCAGGAGTAGCCTTGGCAATTGCCTGCGTAATGGCTCCGTTGTTGGGTGGTATTGATCAGGCATTCCAGTTTATTCAGGAGTACACCGGAATCGTGAGCCCGGGTATTTTGGCTGTATTCATTCTGGGATTGTTCTGGAAAAAGACTACCAACAAAGCAGCGATATGGGGAGCGATTTTGTCTATTCCTATTGCAGTTGGGTTGAAAATGGTGCCAGGTATTCCGTTTATGAATCAGATGGGATTGACGGCCTTGGGTACGATGGTAGTTATAGCCATAGTGAGCCAGATGGAAAACAAAGGTGCTGACGATGAGAAAGGAATAGAGCTCAACGCAGGTCTATTCAAAACCGGTCCCATTTTCAATATTGCGGCATTTGCGATTTGTATTATTACCGCTGTGTTATACGCCATGTTCTGGTAA
- a CDS encoding arylsulfatase, which translates to MMTFKTLYNFTAVCLFLVLMNSCSSRNLENQETKPPNIIFIMADDMGYGVPGTYGGKIIQTPFIDQLAAEGMKFTQAYAGSSVCAPSRSSLLLGQHVGHTSLRGNTGGIAINDEDTTFAEILKAKGYTTGGFGKWGLGDVRTSGVPEKQGFDEFFGYYHQIHAHFYYTDYLWNNGKKVEIPSDSSSESYTQNIIMKKMKQFIRDNKEGQFFCFGSWTIPHTDDVGNPVIPNDDASFLLYDSLNLPLEAKEYAGMNSRVDRDLGQIQSLLKELNIEDNTIVIFCSDNGGGKKYDAYFSVNQPFRGYKHTFYEGGIRVPFIVKWPGKINPGIVSELPIYFPDIMPTLADMANASDLVPNSTDGLSIVPTLLGNEDEQLRHEALYWELPAFDWDAMVYQSNELQQAIRMGDWKMLRHNTESSWELYDLKNDPSEMVDMAESNPQIIQKMEKWISENRSDMQDQIEPEMPEGKWFR; encoded by the coding sequence ATGATGACTTTTAAAACATTGTACAATTTCACGGCAGTATGTCTCTTTTTGGTTCTTATGAATTCTTGTAGTTCTCGAAATCTTGAGAATCAAGAGACAAAACCACCTAATATCATTTTTATTATGGCTGATGATATGGGCTATGGGGTGCCCGGAACTTATGGAGGAAAAATAATTCAAACACCCTTCATTGATCAGTTGGCAGCTGAGGGCATGAAATTTACACAAGCGTATGCCGGAAGTTCTGTTTGTGCACCTTCAAGAAGTTCTTTGCTTCTTGGGCAACATGTTGGTCACACTTCGTTGAGAGGTAATACAGGTGGAATTGCGATCAATGATGAGGATACCACTTTTGCCGAAATATTAAAGGCGAAAGGTTATACAACCGGTGGATTTGGTAAATGGGGCTTGGGTGATGTCAGAACATCCGGCGTTCCTGAAAAACAAGGTTTTGATGAGTTTTTCGGGTATTACCACCAGATACATGCCCATTTCTATTATACAGATTATCTATGGAATAATGGCAAGAAAGTTGAAATTCCATCAGATAGTAGTTCGGAATCTTATACTCAGAACATCATTATGAAAAAAATGAAACAGTTTATTAGAGATAATAAAGAGGGACAATTTTTTTGCTTCGGCTCTTGGACGATACCGCATACAGATGATGTTGGTAATCCGGTAATACCAAATGATGATGCTTCATTTTTGTTATATGATTCTTTGAATTTACCGCTTGAAGCAAAAGAATATGCAGGTATGAATAGTCGAGTTGATAGAGATTTAGGCCAGATTCAGTCGCTATTAAAAGAATTGAATATTGAGGACAATACGATTGTGATTTTCTGTTCAGACAATGGTGGAGGTAAAAAATATGATGCCTATTTTTCTGTTAATCAACCATTTAGGGGGTATAAACATACCTTTTACGAGGGCGGAATAAGAGTGCCGTTTATTGTTAAGTGGCCGGGAAAAATAAACCCTGGGATTGTTAGTGAGCTGCCTATTTATTTTCCTGATATTATGCCGACTCTAGCTGACATGGCAAATGCGAGCGACTTGGTGCCAAATAGTACTGATGGCCTATCAATCGTCCCTACCTTATTAGGCAATGAAGATGAGCAATTAAGGCATGAAGCACTTTATTGGGAATTACCCGCCTTTGATTGGGACGCCATGGTTTATCAATCCAATGAACTTCAACAAGCCATAAGAATGGGGGATTGGAAAATGTTGAGGCATAACACAGAAAGTAGTTGGGAGCTTTATGATCTGAAAAATGATCCATCAGAAATGGTTGACATGGCCGAGTCCAATCCTCAAATAATCCAAAAAATGGAAAAATGGATCAGTGAAAACAGGAGTGATATGCAAGATCAAATAGAACCAGAAATGCCGGAGGGTAAATGGTTTAGATAG
- a CDS encoding glycoside hydrolase family 95-like protein has product MKLRFHASKIFLLIMIRGYLLFSTLVFFFLACQQPSEHPVRKEMPLRQYNFHRESYDSVALRYLMGNAEMGGLVDLNGLGFDQLWFTDLWEDSIRRKPLDGFRLVKTDHFKNEQLVNAHFDQVLDIKSGVLTTKVESKNGVGYETEIFFSKSNKHLLVFRLKDLSDDSRDWVLTLPEKSTPLNNKLRTWVNYDTLGYSKYAACHYIPSSIQNANKSRNVTLELDDNGEALILLAITTEFDDPDYQNIALEAVSKKQTIEALRAEHLAVVDKDWDKMGSIILPESDYAKWFYRSLYFLMSTAGADHFLPGEMQFSIPTYWDMHAFTYGHAGWSTLAFASLGHREKANKMAQWHYQPEALRANVNRIFPFQGTHNLSYKGQDRGKQTYLESLSPLAMAFGHELTAFGDNVVYEGDSHWDWQRQLDGFAASMFHILNRLYPDPFFEDEYAYPVLKGTAELWSSLVVWDNERGIYYLPPLLSVSENIMENSVLDAVLAARWNLMTAAEYAEKKGVDKDLSQKWRKVVESLAIPQNEKYYLEFLDDPQKREGGGYFGIRAAAYLGYPAIEQIPYLDKARVRNTLDNTWERNLKGKGMISFVSNWFALTEALYGNGEMSFQMSNLCTKLIDQSEATMGEALIFDETNAPVLEQPYFLTGYSSLILVPIHMMLQSHQDDIRIFPAMTKEWQNAAFYDLPALGGLTVSAEWESGKPKWIVFKKDEKIIKHLHEENYDFNNLTFDYLKLLNDDF; this is encoded by the coding sequence ATGAAACTACGGTTTCATGCTTCAAAAATATTTTTATTGATCATGATAAGGGGTTATCTATTATTTTCTACTCTAGTTTTTTTCTTTTTAGCCTGTCAACAGCCTTCGGAACATCCGGTTAGAAAGGAGATGCCTTTAAGGCAATATAATTTTCATCGGGAATCCTACGACTCTGTAGCCCTAAGATATCTTATGGGCAATGCTGAAATGGGTGGGCTTGTCGATTTAAATGGTTTGGGTTTCGACCAACTATGGTTTACCGACCTGTGGGAAGATTCGATCAGGAGAAAGCCGTTAGATGGTTTTCGATTAGTCAAGACTGATCATTTCAAAAATGAGCAATTAGTTAATGCACACTTTGATCAAGTGCTAGACATAAAAAGTGGTGTACTGACAACAAAGGTTGAGTCGAAGAACGGTGTGGGCTATGAAACTGAAATCTTCTTTTCAAAATCAAATAAACACCTATTAGTTTTTCGATTAAAGGATCTATCGGATGACTCCCGTGATTGGGTATTGACTTTACCGGAAAAAAGTACCCCACTGAATAATAAACTCCGCACATGGGTGAATTATGATACGCTGGGGTATTCCAAATATGCGGCCTGTCACTATATCCCTTCCAGCATTCAAAATGCCAATAAATCAAGGAATGTAACACTAGAATTGGACGACAATGGTGAAGCATTAATATTGTTAGCAATTACCACAGAATTTGATGACCCTGATTATCAAAATATTGCATTAGAGGCTGTTTCAAAAAAACAAACCATAGAGGCGTTAAGGGCAGAACATCTTGCTGTAGTAGATAAAGATTGGGATAAGATGGGATCTATCATCTTACCAGAGAGTGATTATGCCAAATGGTTTTATCGAAGTCTTTATTTTCTAATGAGTACTGCGGGAGCAGATCATTTTTTACCTGGCGAAATGCAGTTTTCAATTCCTACTTATTGGGATATGCATGCTTTTACGTATGGACATGCCGGGTGGTCAACACTTGCCTTTGCCTCTCTGGGACATAGAGAAAAGGCTAATAAAATGGCGCAATGGCACTATCAGCCTGAAGCACTGCGAGCGAATGTGAATAGAATTTTTCCTTTCCAGGGAACCCATAATCTGAGTTATAAGGGTCAGGATCGCGGGAAACAAACGTATCTGGAGTCGCTTAGCCCTTTGGCTATGGCATTTGGCCATGAGTTAACGGCTTTTGGCGATAATGTCGTTTATGAAGGCGATTCGCATTGGGATTGGCAAAGACAGTTGGATGGATTTGCGGCTAGCATGTTTCATATTCTAAATAGACTATACCCTGATCCTTTCTTTGAAGACGAGTATGCCTATCCTGTTTTGAAAGGCACCGCCGAATTGTGGAGTTCATTGGTAGTATGGGATAATGAACGTGGAATTTACTATCTGCCACCTCTGCTTTCTGTATCAGAAAATATAATGGAAAATTCTGTTCTGGATGCTGTTTTAGCCGCCAGATGGAATCTTATGACCGCAGCAGAATATGCAGAGAAAAAAGGGGTGGATAAGGATTTAAGCCAGAAATGGAGGAAGGTGGTCGAATCTTTGGCTATTCCTCAAAATGAAAAGTACTATTTAGAGTTTTTGGATGATCCTCAGAAACGAGAAGGGGGTGGTTATTTCGGAATTCGAGCTGCCGCATATCTTGGTTATCCTGCTATTGAGCAAATCCCCTATTTAGATAAAGCAAGGGTTCGAAATACGCTGGATAATACTTGGGAAAGGAATTTGAAAGGAAAAGGTATGATCAGTTTTGTGTCGAATTGGTTTGCTCTGACTGAAGCACTATATGGGAATGGAGAAATGTCATTTCAGATGTCCAATTTATGCACCAAGCTGATTGACCAATCTGAAGCTACTATGGGAGAGGCATTAATATTTGATGAGACTAACGCTCCCGTTTTGGAACAGCCCTATTTCTTAACCGGATACAGTTCTTTGATACTTGTTCCTATTCACATGATGTTACAATCTCATCAAGATGATATCAGAATATTCCCTGCCATGACTAAGGAATGGCAAAACGCAGCATTTTATGATCTTCCAGCACTGGGTGGACTGACAGTTTCGGCTGAATGGGAATCAGGTAAGCCTAAATGGATTGTGTTTAAAAAGGATGAAAAAATCATCAAACACCTGCACGAAGAAAATTATGATTTTAACAATTTGACTTTTGATTACCTAAAACTATTAAATGATGACTTTTAA
- a CDS encoding glycoside hydrolase family 2 TIM barrel-domain containing protein: MKKVGWLVGLLALGCTTPKQHHDWEDQSITEINKLPARSDYFPYESMDLAKTKNKAASERYLSLDGKWKFNWVRKPADRPKDFYKKTFSDSEWKLIDVPGNWERLGYGVPHYLDVDYPFPANPPYIPNDYNPVGSYRKTFDLPLSWNGNEVIIHFGAVRSAFYLWVNGQKVGYSQGSKLPAEFDITEFVQPGENLVAIEVYRWSDGSYLEDQDMWRLSGIDRSVFVYAQPKLHLYDHTVLASLDENFKNGQLEITAGVAGGTGSLQVKLMDGENEISNLKSQISNQENQILNLKSQISNPKLWSAEYPNLYQLTMELKDSLGNTVEAYSQNIGFRTAEIKDGNFKINGQTVMIKGVNRHEHDPVTGHVVDEASMIKDIKLMKQFNINAVRASHYPNVTRWYELCDEYGLYVVDEANIESHGMEIQNPDVTLANQPSWQKAHLDRVQRMYERDKNFTSIVTWSLGNEAGYGVNFQATYDWLKAQDQSRPVQYEMAQNSDYSDIQAPMYHSIERIVEYAEKNSNKPLILCEYAHAMGNSVGNLQDYWDAIEKYKSLQGGFIWDWVDQGLLETSEDGEEYFAYGGDYPHAPVKSDSNFCINGLVQADRIINPHIWEVKKVYQNIKIKAVDLEDGKFVIQNKYDFINLSQFDFAWQLKDDEGLITEGLLPTLAVTPHTSQEFQISNLKFDNTAKEQILTITAKTKVATALVPAGHEVAWNQFVIPASKPVSNVRDANASPLDLVEDESSFVVRNTANEITFSKTTGQIESWKLNGNELLISGLEPDFWRAPVDNDLGNGMPARNGIWHFAGKNQQLQKLEVIGKESNEVVIQTSFELPDVNSSEYITTYTIQSDGRIHVYNQFMPKGDLPDLPRFGMKLVLNPEFDQMSWFGKGPHETYWDKNTGAKVDTYSGTVWDQYHPYVRPQEFGNKSSVRWASLKNADGLGLKVIGDSLLNTRAMNLELADIDHTPRPSPNRHTTDIKKKPLVTWNIDHIQMGVGGDTSWGRRVHKEYTIPAKNYSYGFTLVPVGLDE; encoded by the coding sequence ATGAAAAAAGTAGGATGGCTAGTCGGATTGCTGGCCTTAGGTTGCACCACACCAAAGCAGCATCATGACTGGGAAGACCAGTCCATTACAGAGATCAATAAGCTACCGGCCAGGTCGGATTATTTCCCCTATGAATCCATGGATTTGGCGAAGACCAAAAACAAAGCCGCTTCAGAAAGATACTTGTCACTGGACGGTAAATGGAAATTCAATTGGGTGCGTAAACCAGCTGACCGACCTAAAGATTTTTATAAGAAAACGTTTAGTGATAGTGAATGGAAATTGATCGACGTGCCGGGTAATTGGGAGCGTCTGGGGTATGGCGTGCCTCATTACCTGGACGTTGATTATCCATTTCCGGCCAATCCGCCATACATTCCTAATGATTACAATCCGGTGGGCTCGTATCGTAAGACTTTCGATTTGCCACTTTCGTGGAATGGCAACGAGGTCATCATCCATTTTGGAGCTGTACGATCGGCCTTCTACCTCTGGGTCAACGGCCAAAAGGTCGGCTATAGCCAAGGCTCAAAGCTTCCGGCGGAGTTTGATATTACGGAGTTTGTACAGCCCGGTGAAAATCTGGTGGCCATCGAAGTCTATCGCTGGAGTGATGGTAGTTATCTGGAGGATCAGGACATGTGGCGTTTGAGTGGAATCGATCGTTCGGTATTCGTGTATGCGCAGCCTAAATTGCATTTGTACGATCATACCGTGTTGGCAAGTTTGGATGAAAATTTCAAAAATGGCCAGTTGGAAATCACTGCAGGGGTCGCCGGTGGCACTGGCTCTTTGCAAGTGAAACTGATGGATGGAGAAAATGAAATCTCAAATCTCAAATCCCAAATCTCAAATCAAGAAAATCAAATCTTAAACCTCAAATCTCAAATCTCAAATCCAAAATTGTGGTCTGCAGAATATCCAAACCTGTATCAGCTGACTATGGAACTCAAAGATAGCCTCGGCAACACCGTGGAGGCCTATAGTCAAAACATCGGATTTCGGACTGCAGAGATCAAAGATGGTAACTTCAAAATCAATGGCCAAACCGTAATGATCAAGGGAGTGAACCGTCATGAACACGATCCGGTGACTGGGCATGTAGTAGACGAAGCCAGCATGATTAAAGACATCAAACTGATGAAGCAATTCAACATCAACGCCGTGCGAGCCAGTCACTATCCCAATGTCACACGCTGGTATGAGCTGTGTGATGAATACGGGTTATATGTGGTAGACGAGGCCAATATTGAATCACATGGCATGGAGATTCAGAATCCTGACGTGACCCTGGCCAACCAACCTTCCTGGCAAAAGGCGCACTTGGATCGAGTGCAAAGAATGTACGAGCGAGATAAAAACTTCACCAGTATTGTGACTTGGTCGCTAGGGAATGAAGCGGGTTATGGTGTCAATTTTCAAGCGACCTACGATTGGCTTAAAGCCCAAGACCAAAGCCGACCAGTACAATACGAAATGGCTCAAAATTCGGATTATTCAGACATCCAGGCACCTATGTATCACTCGATAGAGCGCATTGTGGAGTATGCCGAAAAAAACTCAAACAAGCCCTTGATCTTGTGCGAATATGCCCACGCCATGGGCAACAGTGTAGGTAATCTGCAAGACTATTGGGACGCGATAGAAAAGTACAAATCGCTGCAAGGTGGCTTTATCTGGGATTGGGTGGATCAAGGATTGCTAGAGACCTCCGAAGATGGCGAAGAGTATTTCGCCTACGGCGGCGACTATCCGCATGCGCCTGTCAAGAGCGACTCTAATTTCTGCATCAACGGACTGGTGCAGGCCGACAGAATCATCAATCCCCACATTTGGGAAGTGAAGAAAGTGTACCAAAACATCAAAATCAAAGCGGTTGATTTGGAGGATGGAAAATTTGTGATCCAAAACAAATACGACTTTATAAATTTGAGTCAATTCGATTTTGCATGGCAATTGAAAGATGATGAGGGATTGATTACAGAGGGTTTATTGCCAACATTAGCAGTTACACCTCATACAAGCCAAGAATTTCAAATCTCAAATCTCAAATTTGATAATACTGCAAAAGAACAAATCCTCACCATCACTGCTAAAACGAAAGTAGCCACGGCACTTGTGCCTGCCGGACATGAAGTGGCATGGAATCAATTTGTCATTCCAGCTAGTAAGCCAGTCTCGAATGTCAGAGATGCAAATGCTTCCCCACTCGACTTGGTAGAAGATGAGTCCTCTTTTGTGGTAAGGAATACTGCCAATGAAATCACTTTTTCAAAAACCACGGGGCAAATAGAAAGTTGGAAACTCAATGGAAACGAACTACTAATAAGTGGTTTGGAGCCCGACTTCTGGCGAGCACCGGTAGACAATGATCTGGGTAATGGCATGCCAGCCAGAAATGGCATTTGGCACTTTGCCGGAAAAAATCAGCAGCTCCAAAAGTTGGAAGTGATAGGGAAAGAATCGAATGAGGTAGTGATACAAACCAGTTTTGAATTGCCAGATGTTAATTCATCTGAATACATTACCACATATACTATCCAAAGCGATGGGCGCATTCACGTCTATAATCAGTTTATGCCAAAGGGAGATTTACCTGACTTACCTAGATTCGGAATGAAACTCGTGTTGAATCCTGAATTTGACCAAATGAGCTGGTTTGGTAAAGGTCCGCACGAAACCTATTGGGATAAAAACACCGGAGCAAAAGTGGATACCTACAGCGGAACCGTTTGGGATCAGTATCATCCGTATGTCCGTCCACAAGAGTTTGGAAACAAGTCGTCGGTTCGCTGGGCGAGCTTGAAAAATGCAGACGGATTGGGCTTAAAAGTGATCGGAGACTCACTGCTAAACACCCGTGCAATGAATCTGGAGCTGGCGGACATTGACCACACCCCAAGACCAAGTCCTAATAGACACACCACGGACATTAAGAAAAAGCCATTAGTCACCTGGAATATAGACCACATACAAATGGGCGTAGGTGGAGATACCAGCTGGGGCAGGCGAGTGCACAAAGAGTACACGATCCCTGCCAAAAATTACAGCTATGGCTTTACTTTAGTGCCGGTGGGGTTGGATGAGTAA
- a CDS encoding homoserine kinase, whose amino-acid sequence MKETLQQTIAEVMQGYDLGQVLGIETLTQGYANENLKVITEQGPILYRICKQQPLHLLEYEVRLMEALKKAGIKTAFPIADKSGTYIQKSDKHFVMLYEFKVGTEPDLSETVAYQMGEEVGKLSLISLTTGLEKKNAVHLDNCQQLVSEFGESQNPMPEVFGYFKEQTDYLLENLDTSLPRGIVHGDLFPNNTIYNGNDLVAIIDFEEACSDQLMFDVGMTINGFCFVDNELKSDLFRAFLNGYNSHRQMTEEEWSSLPHYMQWGSHGMLSWHLRNELIHVPNQVQYERVLELMRRTQWMRDNENEIMKMVR is encoded by the coding sequence ATGAAAGAAACATTGCAACAAACGATAGCAGAAGTAATGCAGGGCTACGACCTCGGGCAGGTGCTTGGCATAGAAACCCTCACCCAAGGCTATGCCAATGAAAACCTAAAAGTAATCACGGAGCAAGGCCCTATACTGTATCGCATCTGCAAACAGCAACCGTTACACCTGTTGGAATACGAAGTCCGCTTGATGGAAGCATTGAAAAAGGCGGGTATCAAAACGGCCTTCCCGATAGCCGATAAATCAGGGACGTATATCCAAAAGTCTGACAAGCATTTCGTGATGCTCTACGAATTCAAAGTAGGAACCGAGCCAGATCTGAGCGAAACCGTGGCCTATCAGATGGGTGAGGAAGTAGGAAAGTTGAGTTTGATTTCTCTCACCACTGGGTTGGAAAAGAAGAATGCCGTTCATCTGGATAATTGCCAACAACTGGTTTCAGAATTTGGCGAAAGCCAAAATCCCATGCCTGAAGTATTCGGGTATTTTAAAGAGCAAACGGACTACCTATTAGAAAACCTTGATACATCCTTACCGAGAGGAATTGTACACGGAGATCTATTCCCCAACAATACGATTTACAATGGCAATGACTTGGTCGCAATCATCGATTTCGAAGAGGCTTGCAGCGACCAGCTCATGTTTGATGTAGGCATGACTATCAATGGTTTCTGTTTTGTTGATAACGAGCTAAAGTCTGATTTGTTCAGAGCTTTCCTCAATGGCTACAATTCACATCGCCAAATGACCGAAGAAGAGTGGAGTTCCTTGCCGCATTACATGCAGTGGGGCAGCCATGGCATGCTGAGCTGGCACCTGAGAAATGAACTGATTCATGTACCCAACCAAGTGCAATACGAACGTGTACTGGAACTTATGCGTCGCACCCAGTGGATGCGAGACAACGAAAATGAAATTATGAAAATGGTCCGATGA
- the lysA gene encoding diaminopimelate decarboxylase, whose product MTKIATAMKLENNTYKIQNIPVEGLAEKFGTPLYVYDADEIKEHLDRFRQGFSSVDLKVKYACKALTNMSVMKYLLKQGTGLDTVSISEIQMGLTVGYQPNDIVFTPNCVDFSEIEQAVELGVKINIENLSNLEKFAKKYGGSVPVCIRLNPQIAAQSNTDKVDWWHKQSKFGISLDQIDDVKALESQYDLHIDGIHIHSSSVIMSPEIFINGAKAVFDIAMQFEKLDFIDFGGGIKVDVGDGNEVIDVVELGKQLDVEFTAFCEKYGRKLQLWFEPGRFLVGNAGHLLSRCVVRKRNGGTEFVGIDSGFNQLIRPMMYGAYHEIVNTSNPQGDQQKYTVVGNICEIDNFAVDRVLPETKEGDLLAINSAGAYGYSMASNYNSRFRPAEVFVVDSEAHLVRKRDNYEDLIRNQIIID is encoded by the coding sequence ATGACCAAAATAGCAACTGCCATGAAATTGGAAAACAATACTTATAAGATTCAAAATATTCCCGTAGAAGGTTTAGCAGAAAAGTTCGGGACACCACTATACGTGTACGACGCTGATGAAATTAAGGAGCATCTGGATCGCTTTCGACAGGGGTTCAGTAGTGTAGACCTGAAGGTGAAATACGCCTGCAAGGCACTGACCAACATGAGTGTAATGAAGTATCTGCTCAAACAAGGCACAGGCCTGGATACCGTCTCCATATCCGAAATTCAGATGGGATTGACTGTTGGCTATCAGCCTAATGATATTGTGTTCACACCGAATTGTGTGGATTTTTCTGAAATCGAGCAAGCAGTGGAGTTGGGTGTGAAAATCAATATTGAGAATCTGTCCAATTTGGAAAAATTCGCTAAAAAATATGGTGGCTCTGTACCAGTCTGCATCCGGCTCAATCCACAGATAGCGGCGCAATCGAACACGGACAAAGTGGATTGGTGGCACAAGCAATCGAAATTTGGTATTTCCTTGGATCAGATTGATGATGTGAAAGCTCTTGAGTCTCAATACGATCTACATATCGATGGCATTCACATACACTCGAGTTCGGTGATCATGAGCCCAGAAATTTTTATCAACGGAGCAAAGGCCGTTTTCGACATCGCCATGCAATTCGAGAAATTGGATTTCATCGACTTTGGTGGAGGAATCAAAGTAGATGTAGGAGATGGTAATGAGGTAATCGACGTGGTGGAGCTAGGCAAGCAGTTGGATGTGGAGTTTACTGCTTTTTGCGAAAAGTACGGCCGCAAGCTGCAGTTGTGGTTCGAGCCGGGCCGTTTTCTGGTGGGAAACGCTGGCCATTTGCTATCCAGATGTGTCGTGCGCAAGCGCAATGGCGGGACGGAGTTTGTAGGAATTGACAGTGGCTTCAATCAACTGATCCGCCCGATGATGTATGGTGCTTATCACGAGATTGTAAATACAAGCAATCCACAAGGCGATCAACAAAAATATACCGTGGTCGGTAATATCTGTGAGATAGACAATTTTGCCGTAGATCGTGTGTTGCCAGAGACCAAAGAAGGCGATCTTCTGGCCATCAATAGCGCCGGAGCTTACGGCTACAGCATGGCATCCAATTACAATTCCAGATTTAGACCAGCGGAGGTATTTGTTGTTGACAGTGAAGCACATTTGGTAAGGAAACGCGACAATTATGAAGACCTCATTCGAAATCAGATTATCATTGACTAG